From Parus major isolate Abel chromosome 1A, Parus_major1.1, whole genome shotgun sequence, the proteins below share one genomic window:
- the NDUFB2 gene encoding NADH dehydrogenase [ubiquinone] 1 beta subcomplex subunit 2, mitochondrial, with translation HIPPRYRQFPELTRAQVIRGEVLSGIMWFWILWQFWHNSDMVLGHFPYPDASAWTDEELGIPPDDEE, from the exons CACATCCCGCCGCGGTACCGGCAATTCCCGGAGCTGACGCGGGCGCAGGTGATTCGAGGCGAGGTGCTCAGCGGCATCATGTGGTTCTGGATCCTCTGGCAGTTCTGGCACAACTCGGACATGGTGCTG GGACACTTCCCGTATCCCGACGCTTCGGCCTGGACGGACGAGGAGCTCGGCATCCCTCCGGACGATGAGGAATAG